A region of uncultured Draconibacterium sp. DNA encodes the following proteins:
- a CDS encoding MazG nucleotide pyrophosphohydrolase domain-containing protein codes for MPNLKDQPQLAEFQEYVKALEQEWGFASQTTIDKCLLLGEEVGELFKAVRKSEGLLVDSNSDFSEIADELADIFIYLCAIANRQGIDLEEAFRGKEEKNKQRKWVPLNQNIK; via the coding sequence ATGCCCAATTTAAAAGATCAACCACAACTCGCAGAATTTCAGGAATATGTTAAGGCATTGGAACAGGAGTGGGGCTTTGCTTCGCAAACAACAATCGATAAGTGTCTGCTGCTGGGCGAGGAGGTTGGAGAGCTGTTTAAAGCTGTCAGAAAATCAGAAGGATTGCTCGTAGATTCAAATTCCGACTTCTCCGAAATTGCTGATGAGCTGGCAGACATTTTTATCTATCTGTGCGCCATTGCCAACCGACAAGGAATCGATCTGGAAGAAGCATTTCGCGGCAAGGAAGAAAAGAACAAACAGCGAAAATGGGTTCCGCTTAATCAGAACATAAAATAA
- a CDS encoding SDR family oxidoreductase, giving the protein MSEQKTAVVTGAGKGIGEAIATGLAQLGYQTVLVGRNKQNLEQVAKKIGNNAKVLQLDITDKPAVKEAVAKIVSENGSIDILVNNAGIHFSGSVDIAEDEFERMLETNLTAQYSILKEVVPVMKAQKSGYIFNVASRAGKVGFSGGGAYSASKFGMVGLSESLYRELNPLGIKVTALCPGWVNTEMAVDAGTPLESDQMIQPNDLFKTIEWLLQLSPGACVKEVILESPNSIS; this is encoded by the coding sequence ATGAGTGAACAAAAAACTGCTGTTGTTACAGGAGCGGGAAAAGGAATTGGAGAAGCTATTGCCACAGGACTGGCGCAGCTGGGCTACCAAACCGTTCTGGTGGGGCGAAACAAACAAAATCTTGAGCAGGTAGCGAAAAAGATTGGGAATAATGCAAAAGTATTGCAGCTTGATATTACCGATAAACCAGCCGTAAAAGAAGCCGTTGCAAAAATTGTTTCGGAAAATGGAAGTATTGATATTTTGGTTAACAATGCCGGCATTCATTTTAGCGGATCTGTGGATATTGCAGAAGATGAGTTTGAAAGAATGCTTGAGACCAATCTAACTGCTCAGTATTCAATTTTAAAAGAAGTTGTTCCAGTAATGAAAGCTCAAAAATCAGGATACATTTTTAATGTAGCATCGCGAGCGGGGAAAGTTGGTTTTTCCGGTGGAGGAGCGTACAGCGCATCTAAATTTGGGATGGTTGGATTAAGCGAGTCGCTTTACCGTGAGTTGAATCCGCTGGGAATAAAAGTAACCGCTTTGTGCCCGGGCTGGGTAAATACCGAAATGGCTGTTGATGCCGGAACGCCTTTGGAGAGTGACCAAATGATTCAGCCGAACGATCTTTTTAAGACCATCGAATGGTTGCTGCAACTTTCGCCCGGAGCATGTGTAAAAGAAGTAATTTTAGAATCACCAAACAGTATAAGTTAA
- a CDS encoding response regulator transcription factor → MTIKQHIFLVEDDLSFGAVLKSYLELNDYEVTWVDDGKYAVDKFNAGSFQICILDVMLPNVDGFTIGKEIRKLDQEIPMVFLTAKTLKEDILKGYNVGADDYITKPFDTEVLLCKIQAIIKRQSTQPVSDEFLFSIGSYKFDSKLRSISREGEKQKLSPKEADLLKLLCQNKNELLSRETALRKIWGEDGYFTARSMDVFITKLRKYLKDDPNIEIKNIHGSGFLLEVNS, encoded by the coding sequence ATGACAATAAAGCAACACATATTTCTGGTAGAAGACGACCTTAGTTTTGGGGCGGTATTAAAATCGTACCTCGAGTTGAACGATTATGAAGTTACCTGGGTTGACGACGGAAAATATGCGGTGGATAAATTCAACGCCGGATCGTTTCAAATCTGTATATTGGATGTGATGTTGCCCAATGTTGACGGGTTTACCATTGGCAAAGAAATACGTAAACTTGATCAGGAAATCCCAATGGTTTTTCTAACCGCAAAAACCTTAAAAGAAGATATTCTGAAAGGTTACAACGTGGGAGCCGATGATTATATCACCAAACCGTTTGACACGGAAGTATTGTTGTGTAAAATTCAGGCGATTATAAAACGGCAGTCAACGCAACCGGTCAGTGATGAATTTCTTTTTTCCATCGGTTCGTATAAATTTGATTCAAAGTTACGTTCGATCTCCCGCGAAGGTGAAAAACAAAAGTTATCGCCAAAAGAAGCCGATTTGCTGAAATTACTCTGCCAAAATAAAAACGAACTGCTCAGCCGCGAAACGGCACTTCGCAAAATTTGGGGCGAAGATGGTTATTTTACCGCACGAAGCATGGATGTTTTTATTACCAAACTGCGTAAATATTTAAAAGACGATCCGAATATCGAAATAAAGAATATTCATGGCAGTGGATTTCTGCTGGAAGTTAATTCCTGA
- a CDS encoding HAMP domain-containing sensor histidine kinase, translating to MNKKLFTGLIILMGISILGIIAVQLVWMNNAIKVKNEMFERGVNQALQQTVSRLEDLHNLGVVNEMVFAGDSADLLQDFDFDVKFDTDSDAEFSWNVSPNQTHVLRKSIDSTRNPVKIIRKLAPDNQEARIEIHIDNDSDSRKVQTYTYNLSSSGTGSNHVVIAGDNPEPGSIVFVQSDTIIRSADSLYTISTVKIDSLLTDLDTFQILAPNISKRVKLKATSLKRMANKVVTEVATWDVRKLDENLIYDVLKKELDENNIPLDFEYGIFRGDELSFPKPVTDSIEVANTVFQAQLYPNDIFQKDIKLAVVFPGRDSFIYRSLNWLLIASFLFSLIILMTFALSIFYIIRQKKISEMKSDFINNMTHEFKTPIATISVATDSITNQKVLGDPERIRYFAGMIKKENTRMNRQVEDILTIARLDKKDFEFHWETIDVHDLISDAVQGIKLQVEKRGGKIELDLKAINSMVTTDRIHCTNVVYNLIDNANKYSGDTPEITVSTINQQKGVVVSVADKGIGMNKAVQAKIFERFYRQTSGNIHNVKGFGLGLSYVKAVLEANRGTISVSSEPGKGSKFDVFLPFVRE from the coding sequence ATGAACAAAAAGCTTTTTACCGGATTGATCATTTTGATGGGCATCTCCATTTTGGGGATTATTGCCGTTCAGCTGGTGTGGATGAATAACGCCATAAAGGTAAAAAACGAAATGTTCGAACGTGGGGTTAACCAGGCGCTGCAGCAAACGGTAAGTCGTTTGGAAGACCTGCATAACCTTGGTGTGGTAAACGAAATGGTGTTTGCCGGTGATTCAGCCGATCTGCTTCAGGATTTTGATTTCGACGTTAAATTTGATACCGATTCGGATGCGGAGTTTTCATGGAATGTGTCGCCCAATCAGACACACGTGCTGCGAAAAAGTATCGATTCTACCCGTAACCCGGTAAAGATAATTCGCAAATTAGCGCCCGATAACCAGGAAGCCCGCATTGAAATTCACATCGATAATGATTCCGACAGCCGAAAGGTGCAAACATACACTTACAATTTGAGTTCATCCGGAACCGGTTCAAACCACGTTGTAATTGCGGGTGATAATCCTGAACCGGGAAGTATAGTATTTGTACAAAGCGACACGATAATAAGAAGTGCCGACTCGCTTTATACCATTAGTACCGTAAAGATCGACTCGCTGCTTACTGATCTGGATACTTTTCAAATTTTGGCTCCCAATATCTCAAAACGTGTGAAACTAAAAGCCACCAGCTTGAAAAGAATGGCAAACAAAGTGGTTACCGAAGTTGCCACCTGGGACGTACGCAAGTTGGATGAAAACCTGATTTACGATGTGCTTAAAAAGGAGCTTGACGAAAACAATATCCCGCTCGACTTTGAATACGGAATTTTTCGGGGCGATGAGTTGAGTTTCCCGAAGCCGGTAACTGACTCAATAGAAGTAGCCAACACTGTTTTTCAGGCCCAACTTTATCCCAACGATATTTTTCAGAAAGACATAAAACTTGCTGTTGTATTTCCCGGCCGCGACAGTTTTATTTATCGCTCGCTTAACTGGCTGCTGATAGCTTCCTTTTTATTCTCGCTGATCATTTTAATGACTTTTGCGCTCAGTATTTTTTACATTATACGGCAAAAGAAAATCTCCGAGATGAAATCGGACTTCATCAATAACATGACACATGAGTTTAAAACGCCAATCGCAACAATTTCGGTGGCGACTGATTCCATCACTAATCAGAAAGTGCTCGGTGATCCGGAGCGCATCAGATATTTTGCGGGCATGATTAAAAAAGAAAATACCCGCATGAACAGGCAGGTGGAGGATATTCTCACCATCGCAAGATTGGATAAAAAAGACTTTGAATTTCACTGGGAAACCATTGATGTGCACGACCTGATCAGCGATGCCGTTCAGGGAATTAAATTGCAGGTTGAAAAACGCGGTGGAAAGATTGAACTGGATTTAAAAGCCATTAATTCAATGGTGACCACTGATCGGATTCATTGTACGAATGTGGTGTATAACCTGATCGACAATGCCAATAAATATTCCGGCGATACACCCGAGATTACGGTGTCAACAATCAACCAGCAAAAAGGAGTGGTGGTTTCGGTAGCAGATAAAGGAATTGGAATGAACAAGGCGGTTCAGGCAAAAATATTTGAGCGATTTTACCGCCAAACCAGTGGTAATATTCACAACGTAAAAGGATTTGGGCTGGGATTAAGTTATGTAAAAGCTGTGTTGGAAGCGAATCGCGGAACCATTTCCGTGAGCAGCGAACCCGGCAAGGGAAGCAAATTTGATGTATTTTTACCTTTTGTGAGGGAATAA
- the mtnP gene encoding S-methyl-5'-thioadenosine phosphorylase — MKKIAIIGGSGLEDPAILKEVTEVNVETPYGAPSSSFKCGKIGGVEVAILSRHGRDHSIPPSAVNNRANIWAIKELGCTHILATTACGSLRMEIRRGDIVMLDQFIDFTRFRKNSFVEEFEDGKLNHPAMSDPFNWKLRHALIENAEALDLGFHKCGTVITIEGPRFSTRAESNMFRLWGADVINMSTAPECALANELEIPYAAVALSTDYDCWNVDEAPVTWEEVLKVFNENVKHVIALLQNTIVSLQK, encoded by the coding sequence ATGAAAAAAATTGCAATAATAGGAGGTTCCGGACTGGAAGATCCTGCCATTCTGAAAGAAGTAACTGAAGTAAATGTTGAAACGCCTTATGGTGCGCCTTCGTCGTCGTTTAAATGCGGCAAGATTGGTGGCGTAGAAGTGGCTATTTTGTCGAGGCATGGCCGCGATCATTCTATTCCGCCCTCGGCAGTGAATAACCGGGCTAATATTTGGGCTATAAAAGAGTTGGGGTGTACACACATTTTAGCTACCACCGCCTGCGGAAGTCTTCGTATGGAGATTAGACGCGGTGACATTGTAATGCTCGATCAGTTTATTGATTTTACGCGTTTCCGGAAAAACAGCTTTGTTGAAGAATTTGAAGACGGGAAGCTAAACCACCCGGCAATGTCGGATCCGTTTAACTGGAAGCTACGCCATGCTTTGATTGAAAATGCCGAAGCTTTGGATCTTGGATTTCATAAATGCGGAACGGTAATAACAATTGAAGGACCGCGCTTTTCGACGCGTGCCGAGTCGAATATGTTTCGTTTGTGGGGTGCCGATGTTATAAATATGTCGACTGCACCCGAGTGTGCCCTGGCCAATGAATTGGAAATTCCGTATGCGGCAGTGGCATTAAGTACCGACTACGATTGCTGGAATGTGGATGAGGCGCCCGTTACCTGGGAAGAGGTGCTGAAAGTATTTAACGAGAACGTTAAGCATGTAATTGCGCTTTTGCAAAATACTATAGTATCGCTACAAAAATAG